In a genomic window of Nevskiales bacterium:
- the lpxA gene encoding acyl-ACP--UDP-N-acetylglucosamine O-acyltransferase gives MIDPRAVVHPEARLGRNVSVGAYSLIGAGVEIGDNTWIGPHVVINGPTRIGHSNRIFQFCSIGEEPQHRKYAGEPTRLEIGDRNIIREYCSFHRGTTVDQGVTRVGSDNYLMAHVHVAHDCVVGSHITMANNATLAGHVQVGDHCILGGYALVHQFCRIGTQAYLGFACAVAQDVPPYVMANGNPAVPHGINTKGLKARGFSTAQIEALRKAYKVLYRSDLLFADARRELARMGEGEPVVRVLADFLNDSKRSIIR, from the coding sequence ATGATCGACCCGCGCGCGGTCGTACATCCCGAGGCGCGGCTGGGCCGCAACGTCAGCGTCGGCGCCTACAGCCTGATCGGCGCCGGTGTCGAGATCGGCGACAACACCTGGATCGGCCCGCATGTGGTCATCAACGGGCCGACGCGCATCGGTCACAGCAATCGCATTTTTCAGTTCTGTTCGATCGGCGAGGAACCGCAGCACCGCAAGTACGCCGGGGAACCGACCCGGCTGGAGATCGGCGATCGCAATATCATCCGCGAATACTGTTCGTTCCACCGCGGCACCACGGTGGACCAGGGCGTGACCCGGGTCGGCAGCGACAACTACCTGATGGCGCATGTACACGTGGCGCACGATTGCGTCGTGGGCAGCCACATCACCATGGCCAACAACGCCACCCTGGCGGGCCATGTGCAGGTCGGCGACCACTGCATCCTCGGCGGCTATGCGCTGGTGCACCAGTTCTGCCGTATCGGTACCCAGGCCTATCTCGGCTTCGCCTGCGCCGTGGCGCAAGACGTGCCACCCTATGTGATGGCCAACGGCAACCCGGCGGTGCCGCACGGCATCAACACCAAGGGGCTCAAGGCGCGCGGCTTCAGCACGGCGCAGATCGAAGCCCTGCGCAAGGCCTACAAGGTCCTGTACCGTTCGGATCTTTTATTCGCCGATGCCAGGCGCGAGCTGGCGCGGATGGGGGAGGGCGAGCCCGTGGTCAGGGTGCTGGCCGACTTCCTGAACGACTCCAAGCGCAGCATCATCCGCTGA
- the fabZ gene encoding 3-hydroxyacyl-ACP dehydratase FabZ, with protein MKSADINEIMRLLPHRYPFLLVDRVLECEPGQRILAIKNVSMNEPFFMGHFPQRPVMPGVLIVEALAQAACLLGIWSAEGGMEAGTLYYFLGIDKARFKRPVEPGDQLRLQVRLVTSKRGIWKFAAEAHVGHELACEAEIMATARKPAAQGGQP; from the coding sequence GTGAAGTCTGCGGACATCAACGAAATCATGCGGCTGCTGCCGCACCGTTATCCCTTCCTGCTGGTGGACCGGGTGCTGGAATGCGAACCCGGCCAGCGCATCCTGGCGATCAAGAACGTCAGCATGAACGAGCCGTTCTTCATGGGGCATTTCCCGCAGCGGCCGGTGATGCCGGGCGTGCTGATCGTCGAGGCGCTCGCCCAGGCCGCGTGCCTGCTTGGCATCTGGAGCGCGGAGGGCGGGATGGAAGCGGGCACGCTCTATTACTTCCTGGGTATCGACAAGGCGCGCTTCAAGCGGCCCGTGGAACCCGGCGACCAGCTGCGGCTGCAGGTGCGTCTGGTCACCTCCAAGCGCGGCATCTGGAAGTTTGCCGCCGAGGCGCATGTCGGCCACGAGCTGGCCTGCGAGGCGGAAATCATGGCTACTGCGCGCAAACCCGCCGCACAGGGCGGTCAACCATGA
- the dnaE gene encoding DNA polymerase III subunit alpha: MPTPRFIHLRVHSEYSLVDGTVRLEAVRDKHSKQLLIPGLFERLQELHQPAVALTDESNLFALVKFYGGAQKAGIKPLAGADLWLQEGAGEAPTRLTLLCRDREGYLNLSRLLTRGYLEGQQGGRPLLRRAWLDGLTGGLIALSGAREGDIGRALLGGRVAQAQQALDFWRGLFPGSFYIELQRTGRSQEEAYLEAAVELALREGLPLVATNDVRFLRAEDFPAHEARVCIQEGYTLEDARRPRRCSDQQYLKSAEQMAELFADLPEALENTVEIARRCNLEIELGRHHLPDFPVPKAHTVVSYLRLRSEEGLQQRLPRLVPDGAPDTEARRRVYQERLERELAVIEKMGFPGYFLIVADFIEWAKTHGVPVGPGRGSGAGSLVAYCLGITDLDPLAYDLLFERFLNPERVSMPDFDIDFCKEGRDRVIEYVAQRYGREKVSQIITFGTMAARAAVRDVGRVLGHPYGMVDAIAKLVPSGPQNLDITLDQALRDSPELKRRYDDEEEVRYLIDLARTLEGLARNAGKHAGGVVIAPSALTDFTPLYCEAGGEHAVTQFDKDDVEKIGLVKFDFLGLSTLTIINHALRLLNAERATRGEPPIDINTLPLDDAATYELLRSGDTTGVFQLESGGMRRYLKALKPDCFEDIVAMVALYRPGPLQSGMVDDFIARKHGQQKVSYPHPALEAVLKPTYGTIVYQEQVMQIAQVLAGYTLGGADLLRRAMGKKDAKIMAEQRSKFVTGAVHNGVAQRVAEEIFGLIEKFAEYGFNKSHSAAYALVTYQTAWLKAHYPAAFMCAVLTEEMGNTDKLVKMIDGCRRLGIVIEPPDVNRSDYAFTVVDPKTVRYGLGAIRGVGQTAVEGVLADRNAHGPFTGLDDFCQRIDLRKLNRRVLETLIQAGALDSFASTRAGLMQALPQALARAERDMADRSAGQVDLFGGAAPVAVAATPEVPEWPEAERLRLEKNTLGLYLTGHPILMYAEELRPIVSGRLGDLIQDVAQAGEYGRSYGPGGGNGDKSVVVAGLLVDKRRIRNGNRTVLTLDDQSERIECVLFEEKAREYEPLLQPDKLLIVQGRLSYDDYGDRYRITPQSLTDLEGARRQYATRILLNAPEAVQIDLDALEHCLGKYRRSSGCPVTLRYHNGRARAELTLDDAWKVQVCEALLGDLKRLFGDGSVQVLYRRPA; the protein is encoded by the coding sequence ATGCCGACACCCCGCTTCATCCACCTGCGCGTGCACAGTGAATATTCGCTGGTGGACGGCACCGTGCGCCTGGAGGCCGTGCGCGACAAGCACAGCAAACAGCTGCTGATCCCGGGCCTCTTCGAACGTCTGCAGGAATTGCACCAGCCGGCGGTGGCGTTGACCGACGAAAGCAACCTGTTCGCCCTGGTCAAGTTCTATGGCGGCGCACAGAAGGCCGGCATCAAGCCGCTGGCCGGCGCCGACCTGTGGCTGCAGGAAGGTGCAGGCGAAGCGCCGACGCGGCTGACCCTGCTGTGCCGCGACCGCGAGGGCTATCTCAACCTGTCACGCCTGCTGACGCGCGGCTACCTGGAAGGCCAGCAGGGCGGTCGCCCGCTGCTGCGACGAGCCTGGCTCGACGGGCTGACCGGCGGGCTGATCGCGCTGTCCGGCGCACGCGAGGGCGACATCGGCCGCGCGCTGCTGGGCGGCCGCGTGGCACAGGCGCAGCAGGCGCTGGACTTCTGGCGCGGTCTGTTCCCGGGCAGTTTCTACATCGAGCTGCAACGCACCGGGCGCTCCCAGGAAGAGGCCTATCTGGAGGCCGCCGTCGAGCTGGCCCTGCGTGAAGGTCTGCCGCTGGTGGCGACCAACGACGTGCGCTTCCTGCGCGCCGAGGACTTCCCGGCCCATGAGGCGCGCGTCTGCATCCAGGAAGGCTACACCCTCGAGGATGCGCGCCGGCCACGGCGCTGCAGCGATCAGCAGTACCTCAAGTCTGCGGAGCAGATGGCCGAGCTGTTCGCGGACCTGCCGGAAGCGCTGGAAAACACCGTCGAGATCGCGCGCCGCTGCAATCTGGAAATCGAACTGGGCCGCCACCACCTGCCGGATTTTCCGGTGCCGAAGGCGCATACGGTCGTCAGCTACCTGCGCCTGCGCTCGGAGGAAGGCCTGCAGCAGCGGCTGCCGCGCCTGGTTCCGGACGGCGCACCGGATACCGAGGCGCGGCGCCGGGTTTACCAGGAGCGTCTCGAGCGCGAACTGGCCGTGATCGAGAAGATGGGCTTCCCGGGTTACTTCCTGATCGTGGCCGACTTCATCGAATGGGCCAAGACGCACGGCGTGCCGGTCGGGCCCGGCCGCGGCTCCGGCGCGGGTTCGCTGGTGGCTTATTGCCTGGGCATCACCGATCTCGACCCGCTGGCCTATGACCTGCTGTTCGAGCGTTTCCTGAACCCCGAGCGGGTGTCGATGCCGGATTTCGACATCGACTTCTGCAAGGAAGGGCGCGACCGGGTGATCGAGTACGTCGCGCAGCGCTACGGCCGTGAGAAGGTTTCGCAGATCATCACCTTCGGCACCATGGCCGCGCGCGCGGCGGTGCGTGACGTCGGCCGGGTACTCGGCCACCCCTATGGCATGGTCGACGCCATCGCCAAGCTGGTGCCTTCGGGGCCGCAGAACCTCGACATCACCCTTGACCAGGCGCTCAGGGATTCGCCCGAGCTCAAGCGCCGCTATGACGATGAAGAAGAGGTGCGCTACCTGATCGATCTGGCGCGCACACTCGAAGGCCTGGCGCGCAACGCCGGCAAGCATGCCGGCGGCGTGGTCATCGCGCCCAGCGCGCTGACCGACTTCACGCCGCTGTACTGCGAAGCCGGCGGCGAGCATGCGGTGACCCAGTTCGACAAGGACGACGTCGAGAAAATCGGCCTGGTCAAGTTCGACTTCCTGGGCCTGAGCACGCTGACCATCATCAACCACGCGCTGCGGCTGCTGAATGCCGAACGCGCGACGCGCGGCGAGCCGCCGATCGACATCAACACGCTGCCGCTGGATGACGCTGCCACCTACGAACTGCTGCGCAGTGGTGACACCACGGGCGTGTTCCAGCTGGAGTCGGGCGGCATGCGCCGCTATTTGAAGGCGCTTAAACCGGACTGCTTCGAGGACATCGTCGCCATGGTGGCGCTGTACCGGCCGGGCCCGTTGCAGTCGGGTATGGTGGACGACTTCATCGCCCGCAAACACGGGCAGCAGAAGGTGAGCTACCCGCATCCTGCGCTGGAGGCGGTGCTCAAGCCCACTTACGGCACCATCGTCTACCAGGAACAGGTGATGCAGATCGCGCAGGTGCTGGCCGGCTACACGCTGGGCGGTGCCGACCTCCTGCGCCGCGCCATGGGCAAGAAAGACGCCAAGATCATGGCCGAGCAGCGGAGCAAGTTCGTGACCGGCGCCGTGCACAACGGCGTCGCCCAGCGCGTAGCCGAGGAGATCTTCGGTCTCATCGAGAAATTCGCCGAGTACGGCTTCAACAAGTCACACTCCGCGGCCTATGCGCTGGTGACTTATCAGACCGCCTGGCTCAAGGCGCATTATCCGGCGGCCTTCATGTGCGCGGTGCTGACCGAGGAAATGGGCAACACCGACAAGCTGGTGAAGATGATCGACGGCTGCCGGCGGCTCGGTATCGTCATCGAACCACCGGATGTCAATCGCTCCGATTATGCGTTCACGGTGGTCGATCCGAAGACCGTTCGCTACGGCCTGGGTGCGATTCGTGGCGTCGGCCAGACAGCGGTTGAGGGCGTGCTGGCGGATCGAAATGCCCATGGGCCGTTCACGGGTCTGGATGATTTCTGTCAGCGCATCGACTTGCGCAAACTCAACCGCCGCGTGCTCGAAACCCTCATCCAGGCCGGCGCCCTCGACAGTTTCGCCAGTACCCGCGCCGGGCTCATGCAGGCGCTGCCGCAGGCGCTGGCCCGCGCCGAGCGCGATATGGCCGATCGCAGCGCCGGCCAGGTAGACCTGTTCGGCGGCGCGGCGCCAGTCGCCGTCGCAGCGACGCCGGAGGTGCCGGAATGGCCCGAGGCGGAGCGCCTGCGGCTGGAAAAGAACACCCTGGGCCTGTATCTGACCGGCCACCCGATCCTGATGTATGCCGAGGAGCTGCGACCGATCGTCAGCGGTCGCCTGGGCGACCTGATCCAGGACGTCGCGCAAGCCGGCGAGTATGGCCGAAGTTACGGCCCGGGCGGCGGGAATGGAGACAAGAGCGTCGTGGTGGCCGGTCTGCTGGTGGACAAGCGCCGGATCAGGAACGGCAACCGTACGGTGCTGACCCTGGACGACCAGAGCGAGCGGATCGAATGCGTGCTGTTCGAGGAGAAGGCACGCGAATACGAACCGCTGCTGCAGCCGGACAAGCTGCTGATCGTGCAGGGGCGGCTGAGCTACGACGACTACGGGGATCGCTACCGCATCACGCCGCAGTCGCTGACGGACCTCGAGGGGGCACGCCGGCAGTACGCCACGCGCATCCTGCTCAACGCCCCGGAGGCGGTGCAGATCGATCTCGACGCGCTGGAGCACTGCCTGGGGAAATACCGGCGCAGCAGCGGCTGCCCGGTGACTTTGCGCTACCATAACGGCCGGGCCCGGGCCGAGCTCACCCTGGACGATGCCTGGAAGGTACAGGTCTGCGAGGCTCTGCTGGGTGACCTCAAGCGTCTGTTCGGCGATGGATCCGTGCAGGTGCTATACCGCCGGCCTGCTTAG
- the rnhB gene encoding ribonuclease HII, producing the protein MNPENPVYPVHALIAGVDEAGRGPLAGPVVAAAVILHPDRPIEGLADSKTLSAARRERLAREIQASARAWALGRAEPDEIDTLNILQASLLAMARAVTALSQPPDEILVDGRHLPPVTCPARAIVGGDASVPAISAASILAKVARDTEMLVLDAQYPQYGFARHKGYPTAEHLAALRAHGACAIHRRSFAPVRRCLGAG; encoded by the coding sequence GTGAATCCTGAAAATCCTGTCTATCCTGTCCATGCGTTGATTGCCGGGGTGGATGAGGCCGGACGCGGGCCGCTGGCCGGGCCGGTAGTGGCGGCGGCGGTGATCCTGCACCCGGACCGGCCGATCGAGGGCCTGGCCGATTCCAAGACCCTGAGCGCCGCGCGCCGCGAGCGCCTGGCGCGCGAGATCCAGGCCAGCGCGCGGGCTTGGGCGCTGGGGCGGGCGGAGCCGGACGAGATCGATACGCTCAACATCCTGCAAGCCAGCCTGCTGGCGATGGCGCGCGCGGTGACTGCCCTGTCGCAGCCGCCCGACGAGATCCTGGTGGACGGCCGCCACCTGCCACCGGTGACCTGCCCGGCGCGTGCCATCGTCGGCGGCGACGCGAGCGTCCCGGCGATCAGCGCCGCTTCCATCCTGGCCAAGGTCGCGCGCGATACCGAGATGCTGGTACTCGATGCGCAATATCCGCAGTATGGCTTTGCGCGGCACAAGGGCTATCCCACGGCCGAGCATCTGGCGGCACTACGCGCGCATGGCGCCTGCGCGATCCATCGCCGCTCGTTCGCACCGGTCCGGCGCTGCCTGGGTGCAGGGTAA
- the lpxD gene encoding UDP-3-O-(3-hydroxymyristoyl)glucosamine N-acyltransferase gives MELALQELAARFGLELRGDPATRIRGVCSLAPGRDGCISFLADPALEKQLTATRAAAVILRPALAGACRVAALISDNPLLDYARIAALWDRRILPAPGVHPTAFVNSQARVDPSASIGPHAVVQAGARIGPGVEVGPGCVIGHNAEIGAGSRLVANVSVADRVSIGQRVTIEPGAVIGGRGFGLARDGERWVEIPQLGSVRIGDDVEIGANATIDRGAIEDTVIEDGVKLDSHVHIGHNCRIGAHTVIAGCSAIAGSVTIGRGCVLAGAVGIVDHVILGDNVVVTARSLVTRDLTEPGMYSSGWGAVPAAEWRRQVASLRRLAERPARGKSRPRRGQSGEDR, from the coding sequence ATGGAGCTTGCCCTGCAGGAGCTGGCAGCGCGCTTCGGGCTGGAGCTGCGCGGCGATCCCGCCACGCGCATCCGCGGGGTATGCAGCTTGGCACCGGGCCGTGACGGCTGCATCAGCTTTCTGGCCGATCCCGCCCTCGAAAAACAACTGACCGCCACCCGGGCGGCGGCCGTGATCCTGCGTCCGGCCTTGGCCGGCGCCTGTCGCGTGGCGGCCCTGATCAGTGACAACCCGCTGCTGGACTATGCCCGCATCGCTGCCCTGTGGGATCGGCGCATCCTGCCCGCACCGGGCGTGCATCCGACCGCCTTCGTCAACAGTCAGGCACGCGTCGATCCCAGCGCCAGCATAGGCCCGCATGCGGTGGTGCAGGCGGGTGCGCGCATCGGTCCCGGCGTCGAAGTCGGGCCGGGCTGCGTGATCGGCCACAACGCCGAGATCGGTGCCGGCAGCCGGCTGGTGGCGAACGTCAGTGTCGCCGACCGTGTCAGCATCGGCCAGCGCGTCACCATCGAGCCTGGCGCCGTGATCGGCGGCCGCGGTTTCGGCCTGGCGCGCGACGGCGAACGCTGGGTCGAGATCCCCCAGCTGGGCAGTGTGCGCATCGGTGATGACGTCGAGATCGGCGCCAACGCGACCATCGACCGCGGCGCGATCGAGGATACGGTCATCGAGGACGGGGTCAAGCTCGACAGCCACGTGCACATCGGCCACAACTGCCGCATCGGCGCGCACACGGTCATCGCCGGTTGCAGCGCCATTGCCGGGAGCGTGACCATCGGCCGCGGCTGCGTGCTCGCGGGCGCGGTCGGCATCGTGGATCACGTCATTCTGGGCGACAATGTGGTGGTGACGGCACGTTCGCTGGTCACCCGAGACCTGACCGAACCTGGAATGTACTCCTCCGGCTGGGGTGCGGTGCCGGCGGCGGAATGGCGCCGGCAGGTCGCCAGCCTGCGGCGCCTGGCGGAGCGGCCGGCACGGGGCAAGTCGCGGCCGCGCCGCGGCCAATCGGGAGAGGACAGGTGA
- a CDS encoding acetyl-CoA carboxylase carboxyltransferase subunit alpha — MNLDYLDFEQPIAELQQKIEELRLVADGSVVNLSEEIARLEGKIKVLTEQIFSGLSAWQVTQLARHPQRPYTLDYVQGIFTDFNELHGDRGFRDDPSIVGGLARLEGRPVMVIGHQKGRDTKEKLARNFGMSKPEGYRKALRLMQMAERFRLPIITLIDTPGAYPGIDAEERNQSEAIARNLFVMSQLKTPILCVVTGEGGSGGALAVGVGDHIAMLQYSVYSVISPEGCASILWRSADKAPEAAEVMGMTSQRIYELGLIDEIIPEPLGGAHRDPARMAAELKSRLLANLERLQQVPATELVNRRYERLMRYARVKE; from the coding sequence ATGAATCTCGATTATCTGGATTTCGAACAGCCCATCGCCGAACTGCAGCAGAAGATCGAAGAGCTGCGACTGGTGGCCGACGGCAGCGTGGTCAACCTGAGCGAGGAGATCGCGCGCCTGGAAGGTAAGATCAAGGTGCTCACCGAGCAGATCTTCAGCGGGCTGTCGGCCTGGCAGGTGACCCAGCTGGCACGCCACCCGCAGCGGCCGTACACGCTCGATTACGTGCAGGGCATTTTCACCGACTTCAACGAGCTGCATGGCGACCGCGGCTTTCGTGACGATCCGTCCATCGTCGGCGGTCTGGCGCGGCTGGAAGGGCGCCCGGTGATGGTCATCGGCCACCAGAAGGGCCGCGACACCAAGGAAAAACTGGCGCGCAACTTCGGCATGTCCAAGCCGGAGGGCTACCGCAAGGCGCTGCGACTGATGCAGATGGCCGAGCGCTTCCGGCTGCCGATCATCACCCTGATCGACACCCCCGGCGCCTACCCGGGGATCGATGCCGAAGAGCGTAACCAGAGCGAGGCCATCGCCCGCAATCTCTTCGTGATGTCCCAGCTGAAGACGCCGATCCTGTGCGTGGTGACGGGCGAGGGCGGCTCCGGCGGCGCGCTGGCGGTGGGTGTCGGCGATCACATCGCCATGCTGCAGTACAGCGTCTACTCGGTGATCTCGCCGGAGGGCTGCGCCTCGATCCTGTGGCGCAGCGCCGACAAGGCGCCGGAGGCGGCCGAGGTCATGGGCATGACCTCGCAGCGCATCTACGAGCTGGGCCTGATCGACGAGATCATTCCCGAACCGCTGGGCGGTGCGCACCGTGATCCGGCGCGCATGGCTGCGGAACTCAAGTCCCGTCTGCTGGCCAATCTCGAGCGCCTGCAGCAGGTGCCCGCCACGGAACTGGTCAACCGCCGCTACGAGCGGCTGATGCGCTACGCGCGCGTCAAGGAATAG
- the tilS gene encoding tRNA lysidine(34) synthetase TilS: MAELDRRELLGRLPRPGSGGRYLLAFSGGLDSTVLLHLLMRTRLRAPLAAVHVHHGLQVSADDWVRHCRQICREWAVPLIVRRVAPRRGPRRSLEAEARALRYAALRGLMRPGDVLLTAHQIEDQAETLLLQLLRGAGPRGLAAMPAVSEFPPGLHVRPLLTYGRAELEAYARTHRLHWVEDPSNQDRAHARNFLRHDILPRLRTRWPQADRLLSRSAALCAEAAELLDAQAEDDLEWCAGEQAGSLSIPALLRLTPARRRNLLRAWLGWLELPLPEARHLQRLDREVLQAPACASPRLAWPGAELRRYRERLFAMRPLAEPPAGWQVRWRPGDSAVALPDGSRLVARASRAPGALRPPRRGETVSLRLAHAGERLRLPGRAGHSALKTLCQAAGIPPWLRPRLPVLLYDGRIAAIADRWIAAEFAAAPGERGWRLHWRNPPPGYPAS, translated from the coding sequence TTGGCCGAACTCGACCGCCGAGAACTCCTTGGCCGGCTGCCAAGGCCGGGCAGCGGGGGGCGCTACCTTCTCGCCTTCAGCGGCGGCCTCGACTCCACCGTCCTGTTGCATCTGCTGATGCGCACGCGGCTGCGCGCGCCGCTCGCGGCGGTGCATGTGCACCATGGCCTGCAGGTGTCTGCCGACGACTGGGTGCGTCATTGTCGGCAGATCTGCCGCGAGTGGGCGGTACCGCTGATCGTGCGGCGAGTGGCGCCACGGCGCGGCCCGCGCCGCAGCCTGGAGGCCGAGGCACGCGCGCTGCGTTATGCCGCATTGCGCGGCCTGATGCGTCCGGGCGACGTGCTGCTGACCGCGCACCAGATCGAGGACCAGGCCGAGACCCTGCTGCTGCAGCTGCTGCGGGGGGCAGGCCCACGTGGACTCGCGGCCATGCCGGCCGTGAGCGAGTTCCCCCCGGGCCTGCACGTCCGTCCGCTCCTGACCTACGGACGCGCCGAGCTGGAGGCCTACGCCCGTACGCATCGGCTGCACTGGGTCGAAGATCCCAGTAACCAGGACCGCGCGCATGCCCGCAACTTTCTACGGCACGACATCCTGCCGCGCCTGCGGACACGCTGGCCGCAGGCCGACCGGCTATTGAGCCGCTCGGCGGCGTTGTGCGCCGAGGCTGCCGAGCTGCTCGACGCCCAGGCCGAGGACGATCTCGAGTGGTGCGCCGGCGAGCAGGCCGGCAGCCTCTCGATTCCGGCACTCCTGCGGCTGACACCGGCAAGGCGGCGCAATCTGTTGCGTGCCTGGCTGGGCTGGCTGGAGCTGCCCTTGCCCGAGGCCCGGCACCTGCAAAGACTGGACCGTGAGGTTCTACAGGCCCCCGCCTGCGCGAGCCCGCGCCTCGCCTGGCCCGGGGCGGAGCTGCGCCGTTACCGCGAGCGCCTGTTCGCGATGCGGCCACTGGCGGAGCCCCCTGCCGGCTGGCAGGTTCGCTGGCGCCCCGGCGACAGTGCGGTGGCGCTTCCGGATGGCAGCCGGCTCGTAGCCCGGGCGTCGCGGGCGCCGGGCGCCTTGCGCCCGCCACGTCGCGGCGAAACCGTCAGCCTGCGGCTGGCGCACGCAGGCGAGCGGCTGCGGTTACCGGGCCGCGCCGGCCACAGCGCGCTCAAGACGCTATGCCAGGCAGCCGGCATCCCGCCCTGGCTGCGCCCGCGGCTGCCGGTGCTGCTGTACGACGGCCGTATCGCCGCCATCGCGGACCGCTGGATCGCGGCCGAGTTTGCGGCCGCGCCGGGCGAACGCGGCTGGCGTCTGCACTGGCGCAATCCGCCGCCCGGTTATCCGGCGAGCTGA
- a CDS encoding OmpH family outer membrane protein, which produces MKILKSILCAFLVAGLVGFAGSAAAQTRVAVVNISKLVTESPQAASARQKMDQEFSARRKRLEGLQEKLIADVDKAKKDAAVMSEDQKKKTQEDLSRRQREFAQQQGEYNAEVARREQQELEALRKTILEVVAEVARQNKYDVVIGDGVVYAADAVNITDKVLAAMRSKAGKP; this is translated from the coding sequence GTGAAGATCCTGAAATCGATTCTATGTGCATTCCTGGTCGCCGGGTTGGTCGGCTTTGCCGGTAGTGCAGCAGCGCAGACGCGTGTGGCGGTGGTCAATATCTCCAAGCTGGTCACGGAGTCCCCGCAGGCGGCCAGTGCGCGCCAGAAGATGGACCAGGAGTTCTCCGCGCGACGCAAGCGGCTGGAGGGTCTGCAGGAGAAACTCATCGCCGACGTTGACAAGGCCAAGAAGGACGCGGCGGTGATGAGCGAGGACCAGAAGAAAAAGACCCAGGAGGACCTGTCCCGCCGCCAGCGCGAGTTCGCTCAGCAGCAGGGTGAATACAACGCCGAGGTCGCGCGTCGCGAGCAGCAGGAACTCGAGGCCCTGCGCAAGACCATCCTCGAGGTGGTGGCCGAGGTCGCACGCCAGAACAAGTACGACGTCGTGATCGGCGACGGGGTGGTCTACGCCGCCGACGCGGTCAACATTACCGACAAGGTGCTGGCCGCGATGCGCAGCAAGGCTGGCAAGCCCTGA